CCACCAAGAAGGAGCCCCCTACCTACCCTCCAGgtgagcttttttttaaaaaaaagggtcacCTTCTGTCTTTCCTAAAATGTGTCCTTCACCTTTTGATTGTTTCCTTCCCCAGGAAGTCAAGAGGAGCGCTGGCAGCTGCAGATCGTGGCCAAAGGCAGAGTGACCTGTCCCAAGTGTAAGAGTGTGAGCAGGAAGACGGTGGAGGGGCTGAAGAAGCACATGGAGAACTGCAGGCTGGTGAGCACACCGTCTGAACTCTACATTAGTGTAGAAGTAGAGCATTGTAATCAATCTCCTGTCACCTAGAGAACACGCACATCTCTGAAAAGACACTCTAAAACCTCCCATTAAACTGGACTGTATGTGTACTTGTTTAAAGCATAACCAGTGTATAAATTGGTATGTATAAAGTCACTTTAATCTGTTTGTGCAGCAACCGTTTACCTGTCAGCACTGTGGGAAACAGCTGAAGTCTTCTACAGGGATGAAGTATCACATCATGGCCGACCACAGCCATCTGGTGAGGAGAAACAGACTTATACCtctgtcatttttaatattaGAGGTGTTACTTTGCATGTAAAATAACGTttatttcatgaataaatacaatagacACTACTAAAAGTGGGCACTGACAGTCAAAAAGTGCAGTTTGTGGGTTTGATTAAGGTGTTCAGATTGTTTTAGcctctttcctttgtgtttccaGCCGTCAGCAGAAGACGCAAAGGGCCTGGATGATCGTGCCATCAAAGACAAACTGCGCAAAATCCTGAAGAGGCTGGGCAAGTTAAAATGCTCTAAAGAGGTAAACGGAAAAGTCATATTCATTTGAGATTGGATTTGATATTATACCATCATCATAGCATCAACGAGgacaaaaatgaagaaaagatACCAGGaaaaagacatttcataaaacatttcaaccaCTCAAAACAAGATCACGTTCCTTCAGCCTGGGATTTAAAtcaggtgtttttttgtctctttctcaggGCTGCAGTGCCGCGTTCACCAGCATCATGGGCTACGTTTACCACATGAAGAAGTGTGGGAAGGAGGAGTCGGAGCTGGAGAAGATGCTGCTCAACTGCTCCCACTGCGGGAAGACGTACAAGTCAAAGGCCGGGCTGGAGTACCACCTGAAGTCCGAGCATGCTCCTGTGAGTCTGGGTTGTTAATAAATGGTTTATATCTATTGAGACACATAGCagcattcattaaaaacattgaaaccaAAAGTGCAACCAGAAAACCTGAGATAATCTGCGTTAAATACAGTCTTGAAATCTTCCCTTCCTGTTACCCAGACTCCTCAGAAGAGTGAGGAAGATGAGGCTCTGAAGGCTCACCGGGAGGCCAACCCGGAGCGCACTGCAAGCGGTCGGGTGCAGCGGGCGTCGGCGCAGGTCGCTAACTTCCACCTCGCCGAGATCGCCAACAACGAGCTGCCCAAAGACTGGCCCAAGAGGAAGTTCCAGTCCGACCTGGTGCCGGATGACAAAAAGGCAGGAGCAGATTGTCTCGAATGTATATGTGGAGTTGCAGGATATATGAGAGTTTCtttgtgaagtcatgtgaccgtgctgtagttcctttatagcccaacattagccgcctttagcttagcggtggtgacgtgaagtcatgtgaccgtgctgtagttcctttatagcccaacattagcctcctttagcttagcggtggtgaggtgaagtcatgtgaccgtgttgtagttcctttatagcccaacattagccgcctttagcttagcggtggtgacgtgaagtcatgtgaccgtgctatagttcctttatagcccaacgttagcctcctttagcttagcggtggtgacgtgaagtcatgtgaccgtgctgtagttcctttatagcccaacattagccgcctttagcttagcggtggtgacgtgaagtcatgtgaccgtgctgtagttcctttatagcccaacattagcctcctttagcttagcggtggtgacgtgaagtcatgtgaccgtgctgtagttcctttatagcccaacgttagcctcttttagcttagcggtggtgacgtgaagtcatgtgaccgtgctgtagttcctttgtagcccaacattagccgcctttagcttagcggtggtgacgtcaagtcatgtgaccgtgctgtagttcctctatagcccaacattagccacctttagcttagcggtggtgacgtgaagtcatgtgaccgtgctgtagttcctttatagcccaacattagcctcctttagcttagcggtggagacgtgaagtcatgtgaccgtgctgtagttcctttatagaccaacattagccgcctttagcttagcggtggtgacgtgaagtcatgtgaccgtgctgtagttcctttatagaccaacattagccgcctttagcttagcggtggtgacgtgaagtcatgtgaccgtgctgtagttcctttatagcccaacattagccgcctttagcttagcggtggtgacgtgaagtcatgtgaccgtgctgtagttcctttatagcccaacgttagcttcTTCACTACTTGAGATTGGATTGACGCTTCAAAAGTCATAAAAGTAGTGTTTTTTTCCGATATAAGGCTTTTATTGACCTTCTCTTGTCCATGCTTGTCTTCTCAGTTGAAATACGCCCGACCCGGTCTGCCTGCCTTCAGTCAGGAGGTTCTGAGGAAGTGGAAGAATGAGGTGAAGCTGCAAAGGAAGGTTCAGTGTCCGAACCAGGTAACGAACAGCATCTCGCTTTGTCCTTCATATTTGTTTCTATTACGTTTTAATATGAGATGCTTTCCTTTGATCAAAATGAGAAATACATCTCAGGATTTTGTGCAGTAACTTGATACGTGTCTTCTTCAGGGTTGTGGCTCCACCTACACCAGTGTGTCTGGACTCAAAGCTCACCTGGGACTCTGCACCAGGgtacagctgttttttttgtctgaatatACGGCAGATATTACCCACTCTCCCCTACTTGTTGCACCCAAATAGCCTTTTTCCTGGATAAACAgggttattgtttttttaaagtaggttTCCATACTCAAGATTGAATACATACCTTCTGCTTACGTGATCACAATACAGATGCAGTGAAAACTTAAGTATAGGAAGCACAGAATATTTCAGGGCTTCATGTCTCTTTGGTTTCCATCATCTCCTTTCAGGGCGACTTTGAGGCTGGAAAGTACCGATGTCTGATCTGCAACAAAGAGTTTAACTCTGAAAGTGGAGTGAAGTACCACATCAACTCTGTCCACTCACAGGTAAAACCACACCTCCCAACAGGTCTCTTTAACCTTGTTCATAAGATAAATATGAGGGTCTTCTCTCCGTGtacctcccctcctcctctccaacaGGACTGGTTTGTGACGAACAAAAAAGCCTCGAAGAAGTTTGAGAAGTTCCTGAAGAGCCAGCCCAAGGAGTTCATCCAAAACGTGGATAAGCAGATCGTTGACCAgtaccaccaccatcaccaacaccaccaacaccaccaccaccaacactatcagcagcagcagcagcagcagcacccccATCAGTCCATGCAGCACCCTCTGCAGCCGCTGCACCACCTCCAGCACCAACCCCAGCTCCTGCACCCGGAGCACCATCACCTCCATCCCCAGGTGGAGCAGCCCGTGCTCCACTACACCTCTCTGGAGCCTCCTCCCGGCCCCGTGTGGGTGGAGATGGAGCGGGTGGGAGACATGCCGACGCCAGAGCAGGCTCCCATCGAGATGGAGATGGCGGATAGAGGCAAAGAGGACAACGGAGGGATGGTGGAGGGCaaacagagaaagaaggagaaggaggaggatgacGGGAAGCAGAAGGACTGCTTTGCTtttggaggtggaggtggaggtgaaTCAGAGGTGGAGCAGCAGGACAGGCGGAGACAGATGGACCAGTGGAATCTGAAACGACCCGGCATCATGGAGACGCATCCTGAGGCTGGGAAAGGACAGAGGAACACTTAAAAAAGCAGAGGCAGAAGAAGAGACCATGGAGTGTTCCTCCGTCCTTTATTAGCCGTGACGTAGAAGAGAACCACAGCACAGGTGAGAAGGCAGCTGATGATTTAACGTTGATGGAAACCATCACAACAACTGTGGATATGAGACTGAACACACTTCTGTGTCTCGAACTGGTCTTCATTGTATAGAGAACTGTCGTATATCTGCGTGTTTATGTGtaacagattattttctgcaacttTAAGCGTGTCTTATTCTTTTGATAAACCTGTCTTTCATGTTGACCTTAAAGGGAACCCTTAAGAGAGGCTCCAGTCGCTCTGAAAAGATTTCGTGCCTCTTAAAGTATGATTTGTATAACTACATACTACTCATCTTCACTTTTACTTACAACTTGTCTTTTCTGGGCTAACTAATGTTAGAAGTGTCACTTTTTCTGGTATAATTGGATAGAAAAATGATTCCTCTCACCATGCTCCTtcctctgctttgttttcatccgtttttcagtttttgaaaCAAAGTCTGTTTGCAGCTCCTTGTCCTGTTCTTATAGTTAAAGCAGGCGAATCAAGGAAGCAAACTTAcggaaaatataaaaagtaaaggcaggacattttgggaaacagtCCAAGCCACTCTTACGAGTTCagaacaacagcaaaaaaagtcaaattgcTTTAATTTTATTCCCATTTGTATGGAAGTCCTTGAAAGCAAATCTGAAACAAAAATCTGTCGACGTGTCCTTTTAAAAGCAGCGTCATTCCATGCTACTGTCAGCCTTCCTCTGATGTTACACTCTCAATATCTAATctccaaaacacagaaaacaacaacaacgtttTTAAAGGAAGTTCAATACTGGATGTTAGCGTTTCAATCTGTTCAAAAAACAGCcaatatttgtaattgtttaaaGATGTGTTGGACTTTCCGATTGCAGTAATCCATTTCATTTTAGTTAGCTAAAAAATATCCAAACTAAATGTCTTTTTACCAGTTTTTCTCTTAGCATCGTATTTTCCCTTTCCTCAGCATATGTAGTTCAGTTTGACATAAATATAATGACAACTGACGGAGGAAAACCACAAGATGTGTGTAGAAAGCTCGATAAATCGTGAGTAAGAAGAGCTTTTATATTAATGAGTCTCACTTAGGTTTTTAGATCCGTTTTCAACATTCCAGCCAGGAGTTTATCAACCATAAAAAGTGGAATAAAGCACATAAATATAATTGGTTTTCTTAACAGCTGATCACAAAACAACAgccaataaatataaatgtgacgTATTGACAGTGACTGTGATGAAGGAACGcttacacacacagcatttaacacggactgtttttatttcagtttattccTCAGACAGAGTATATAACCGATAGCATGTAGCCTAATGTTTATGTACTTATGCATTCTGTATCTACTATAGTGAATATGGTTATGGATGGTTGTCAGTCATACGTCAGTGTCGTCTTAAcactattttgtatttgttttttttacaactttaaagCATTTCTGAATGTATTGATTCCCTCCTCTGTTGTGCACTTcttaaacctttaaaaacaaaaaagggaaatcgGTTCATTGATTTTAAACCTGACAAACTATATTTACTGATTCTGGTTATAGTGCTTTACCCGTCATTCCCTTTCATCAGATGCCTTTTGGATACGTTTGAAAGAGAAAACTTCCTTGAACATGGGAAGTATTTCAAAAGCATGTCGAGCAGATGcaaatatctatttattttattcattttattaccaCTATAATGTAATTTTACTTAAATACTAACTgataaaagcactttttaataGAAGAAATGTTCATGCTTGCTCAGCGAAAACAGGATGTTGAATTTGTAGTTCCTTTGTCATGTTGCATCGTTTAATAAGACTTAGAAGTTTTTCATGAAGTTTAAAAGAGTTATGGAGCTGCTTTTAATCTTTGTTTAGTAGGAGTTATTTTTAATACTTATAATAAAAATCActgttttttaactttatggTTTGTGACCCCTTGTAATTAAACAGTATGTACTTGCAACCCATTGTCAGTGGTTGCATGTTAGGGATGCAATTATTTTCACTTTGGATTCCTCTGACTTCATAATTGTTCtttacatttagaaatagtgGAAAATGTCCGAGGGGATGTCcttaaatgtcttattttgtcagTCAAGAACCCTAAAATATCTggtaatatgatataaaacagaaaagccTGAACACTCCACATTTTAAAGGCTGAAAATTGCATTTTATATCCATATTTCCTTTCAGAAATACTCTCTTTGCTTTTGAAATACTTCCCATGTCCTCCTATGCTTGTGACCAAATCTCTATCACTGAGCGTGCACTTTGAACAGTTTGACGGCACAAAGGAAGCAGCTCTCACATTCCCCTGCTTTGTTATTGAAGAAAGAGTCAAAGCGTTAATATTTGAGTGCTCTTTTCTACCAGTAATTCAAGAATTGAAACtccatatttcattttttcatggCCATTTGCACTTGTTGTCTCactgctgttttttatttacagtctcATGCACATTACTTTAATCCAGATTCACTCAAAATCCAACATCTGTATCgtgttatgttttgtattttagtgCCAAGAGAGGAGCTGTCATACTGTAGGCAATAGAAACCAAAACGACATcattatataatgtatttttatttaatagagAGGACTAGTGGGAGGCATTCAATTTAAATCCACTTACGGGGGTTGAGTAAAATAGTGTTATTAACTCTGTGGTAAAGAACCTCTGTGAATTAatggaaaatgaagaaaataatgagAATTTGTCCTGATGTTTTTAGCCTCATACATCCCCAATTATACAGTCTATATAATCTTGTTAATAATCTTCTGTTATTCGTAAACACACGAAGCAGCACttcatttttccattttgtggGACATGATTTATATTCAGTAGGTTATAATCTCAGCGTTACAGAtctgcacatttaaaatgatactacttgttttttttagaagtgACGTGCTGCTATTTCGTAGTACCAGCATTGTTATAACCACAGATGATTAAAAGTTTAATTAATGGTCATTCTGGTCTCTGTGTCTTCATTATCCGTGATGTCCGAATAGCGACAGGTAAGAAGAGACAGCATGATGGCGGATGATTTACACACATGGGATAGGATAAGCATTtgactgcagtaaacatgtcgAAGCGTCCATGGATAAGACTTTTGACcccaatttaatttaattttagtTTACGTTGCACTTCTTCACTTAACTGTACTTATTTGCTCTAAGTGCTGTCATGTCAGCTTCTGTCATTGGTGATTTAATTATCTAATTTAGCAGTGAAGTAATgcactttttctgtcattttttggGGTGTggtggtttctgtgtgtgcttgtaaatgTGGAAAACATTTATAAAGACAATGGGcgaaaaacaacacacaaaaaaaggcttttaaattgaataaattaagtgaaatgtgtccttagAGTCTTCCACAGTATCTTAACCCTCCTGTCGTGTTGGGGTCAAATTTGACCATTTTACTACTTTCATCAGTAATAAATATCATGTTGTACATTTGATTGCCTCAAGGCTTATATCTTCCACATTAGTCATTTGAACATATAGAATAGATTTTGAGTGCTTAAGTCACCTTTGTAACACATATGGTGTTCCCAGTCCAAAATGACCACCATAGGAAATGAACGGGTAACCCTATATTATGTTCATCCATCAAATAATACACAACCATGCTAATTGTGGATTACATTTTCCGTGTATGTGTGTAAACTAGTACTTTGAGACATTGTAAAagggtgttaaaaaaaaaggttttgttttaaatgtaggaGTAGTTAAAACAGACCTGTCAAATTTGACCAAAcggaaagggagagagggagaaacgagcacaacaggaaggttaaaatatatataaaattgtCATAAAAACACGATTtggagaataaataaatcacttcAGGTGTTGACGTTGAGAGTTAAAGGGTGTAGTTCCCTGCTCCGCTGGTAGGGGGCGGTGTGTTTCACCATGCTGTACAGTAACATGGCGGTCTGATGTGAGTTTCAGAAACCGGAATCAGGTTCAAACAACGCGGCGGGGACTGTCCATATTGTACCTCACGAGAAAGAATAACCGCTACAATCACATGCCCGGTATTTCTCCAGGGCTCCGGTGATATTACGCGGATTACACCCCGGTTCCAGATTTGGGACTCGATCCCGAGTGACCGGATTCTAGTTTCCCGGTTTCGGTACGAGGTTTTTCAGCCTTCGCCACCGGACCAGGAAGCCTCAGATTCCTGCAGGGTGAGCTATTAAAGGTTACCAGTATTATTACATGTGACGTTAACCGCTTACTGGCCGATTTAAGGAGAGGAGTCACTTAACGGCAGTAAAGAAAACACCAACGGCCACTTTAGccagttagcattagctgtgtGACGTTAGCATCACAGCTGACGAGTCACCGGGAAAACACATGTGAAACCAAAGTATTAAAACAATTGTAAATGTGATATGTATGACACTATAAACATATGCCGAATTGATCATTGAttaaaaatcattcaaaatcCATAGTTTCTATCTACTAATTAGCCTATTTAAACGtaaattacaaaataacatATGATTATCACAATACTGAACGAGATTTCGTTTAATATTTTTAGAAACACGGGGCAACAAGCGCGAAACAAAAGTAATTAAACAATTATAACTTGATATGTATGATACAATAAACATATGCCGAATTGATAAGTGGTTAAAGTTATCAGAAAGCCATGGTTTCTATCTATATATTCTCTCATGTACACGTGAAAGTACTGAAGATAGCAAAGAATAATCATAATACTGAACGAGATTTGGTTTAATATCCTCAAACAACGCGATATCATGCCTGGCTCTTTAGCTCCACGTTtccttaaaacatatttttgctgAGAATATTTACTTTGTAAGTTGTCagattgttttaaaatacaataaaaacatctctTGCAATGTTGTAGAATTGTGGATGACAACTTGGAGTCAGTCTGTCAGTCCAGAGTAACCCTGAGATACTATGATGAAATATTACTGTATAAATGTGTACATTCACTGTATGCCTCTTTAAGTACTGATCCTGATTTGTTGGTACTATATTCTCAGATAGTATACTTCTCAGATGTAGCTTGGTTGATTTTAAAGTTTCATGAACGCTATATCTGTCTTGATTTTGGTTGCTTCTCTCAGTTGGAGCTCATTCAGAGTGAGAAGACTCCATACATGAGGAGGCTCCTGACAACACCACCAGAGCACAACAAACCCAGGGGTTATGGATCCTGTTGACTCTGGAAAAGGTAATACAGGCAGTAACACCTCAATGCATGAAGTTAATATCCATTTCAAAAGTGCAATATCAAGATACTGTTGCAAAATAAACTATAGTTGCTTGTTGTTGACTCTTATGGTCAGTTTTGGAGGAGCACTTTGAGTTTCAGCTTAGCATCACTGCTTATATGCAAATAATAATCGGATAATAAATATCTTGGAAGCTGTTTGGTTTCATTACAGTGTTGTGTTCAAATTTCCTCCACCTGGGCCGATCCTATAGTTAAGTGGTTAGGGCACGAGTCTTTGTTGTAATTACTCAGAGCCGTGAGTCCTTGGTTCAATCCCTGGCTGGTTACTGCTTGACTTAACAATAGAAAATGTCATGTTCCTTCTCAATTCCATCCCTTAATAATAGGTTAGTCTacaatattgtttaaaattATGTACTGGTATGTAGTGTATCATGGTAAATTTGATAGTCTTTTTTTAGTAAAGCTAAAGTCTTTCAATTGTGGTTTCAATAGTTTTTAATGATTTCCACCCACTATTTTTCTAAATTCATCGCTGTCCCTGCAGGGCCAGAGAGTTGCCACTTATCACCCAGCTCAAGAAAACGCAAGAAAAATTCCAAATATTTGGATTATGAAACTGAAGAGGTGAACGATGTGCAACGATCTCCGCGAAACACACGGAGAAAGAGCTCACGAGGAAAAGGACGAGGAGCAGCTTCTGAAAAGTCTCCGGTGAAGAATGGAAGTAATGAGGATACCACACAACAGACCGAAGAtggggaagaagaggaaacactTCCAGAGTCGGATGAAACTCCTAAAAAGGCAGTGAGAGCAAAGAAGACTCCGGCCAAAAAGACTCCGGCCAAAAAGACTCCGGCCAAAAAGACTCCAGCTAAAAAAACTCCGGCCAAAAAAACACTTGCTAAGAAAACCCCCGCCAAACAAACTCCCACCACTGCTGAGAGTCTCCCAACTGGGGAGGGTGGGATTGaggctgctgtggagcaggaaAATGGGACCCCAAAGCCTAAGAGAAAGTATGTGAAGAAGCAGCAGCCTGTAAAGGAAGTCGCTCCAGAGGAACCTTCGAATGAAGCCGAGGAGGAGATGACGCCGAGCGGACGCCGCAGGAGAGGAGCTGCAAAAGTGTGAGTTGCATACAGAATAATCTACTGTCTATTACATTTAGCAGGATGGAGGTGCAAACATACATACACCTTTTTTTATATGCAATTTAGCATGTGTATAtttatagaaatagaaatatatgCTTGTACATTTCTACTTTAACTTCtaatgtttgtattcatttttctccttttttattttctatttgactttttacttttttttattgcatattcTTAATTTAACGTTGTTTATATGAAaagttttattacatttttattttatttatccttttttcaaatcttttttctCTCAGAACATCTCTTTTTAATTTTCTGCAAATTCTTCCTATTAAAAAATTCTAATTCTGATGAAAAATGCAATGTAGAGCAATGTAGTTTTTCTATATAAAAACTGatgttcaaaatgtgttcacataACTTATCCAGGGCATTGCAGTACCTCCAGAATTTCGCAAAAGAACAGCTCTGTCATCCCAACGACGAGTCGGGCTCACAGCCGAGGAACAAGAGTGCCACAGAGCGGAAAAGTCTCAAAGGAAACAAAGGTACAAGATGTATTGTATTCTTATGTCACACATTCTGCacaattttatatatattgattttattttgaatacatATGTACTGAGAAATGTTGGTCGAAAGTTAAAAATGAACGTATCTATTGCCACTTTAGTTTCCAGAAGAATGAGAAGTCAGTATAACACAGTATTGAAGACACACCATAATAACATTATTTACCTATGTCTCCCGCTTGGCATTAATCACCTGCAGGGCGTAAAGGCAAAAAGCGGAAATGTGCAGACTCTGACTCTGGAGAAGACGAGGACTTTGTTCCAGATGctgctgatgaagaggaggaggctgaggaggagaCGGACAATGAAGACGAAGCAGCATCGGCGGAATCGGCCTCAGACTCCGAGGCGTTTGGAAGAACTCCAGGATCCTGTAATGTGAACCGAGGCTCTGTAAGTATAACTGATGCTTTTTACCCAGCAACCAGTGAACAGCTCTTAGCAACGGAGggattacatttgaaataaaacagcaacagcagcatttcattttcaattcaaaGGATTCATAACTGCGATCATGACTTTTCCGAAAAAGAAATGTCTattaaacgtcatcacacccaacattagccgcctttagcttagtggtggggacgtgaagtcatgtgaccatgctgtagttcctttatagaccaacattagccgcctttagcttagtggtggggacgtgaagtcatgtgaccgtgctgtagttcctttatagtccaacattagccgcctttagcttagtggtggtgacgtgaagtaatgtgaccatgctgtagttcctttatagcccaacattagccacctttagcttagcggtggtgacgtgaagtcatgtgaccatgctgtagttcctttattgcccaacattagccgcctttagcttagtggtggtgacgtgaagtaaTGTGatcatgctgtagttcctttatagcccaacattagccgcctttagcttatcggtggtgacttgaagtcatgtgaccgtgctgtagttcctttatagcccaacattagccgcctttagcttatcggtggggacgtgaagtcatgtgaccgtgctgtagttcctttatagcccaactttagccgcctttagcttagtggtggggacgtgaagtcatgtgaccgtgctgtagttcctttatagcccaacattagccgcctttagcttatcggtggtgacgtgaagtcacgtgaccgtgctgtagttcctttatagcccaacattagccgcctttagctttagATTTTTTGTCAAGGGTGAAGTTGCGATGGCTAACTTCTGGGTGGGACTACAAACAAATAGTTCATCACACTTTACTACAATTGATTTGATATTATCTCCTTTTCGTCTGCAGGCGGGCCCGTATTTCAGAACCCCCAACGGACTCCACAGCGGCATCATGAAGACTGTTTGGGAAGCTACTGAGACCACCAAGAACTTGTGAgtagctaacagctaacagcttcAGTCTGGCTGTTGtgacaatgaaaaataaagatctatCCGTCAGATATTTAAGCATTGTGTTATTTTCACTAAGTGTTTACATTGAATTGAAGAAACATCCACCCTGCAGCAGACAGAATCTGTGATTGAAAAACACTAATGTGTCAAACATTTAGAGACGAGCCCTTTGTAACCACTCGttgtcttcagtgtgtgtttgactgttgtgatgtgtgtgttttgcagccGGGAGGAGCACTACAGCAGCTGGGAGTTCCCAGAGTGGATCCCCTCCTCCAGTGACTGGAACCTCGTACCTCAGAGGTAGTTAACATTTGACCTGTGTTTGTTATTAGAGAAAGgatcctgtttttgttttattttcactggacttttaaagtaaaagtgtgAAATAGTTTGGATCTAAGTTGGACCTTTCTCCCTGTTGGCACCTTGTTGTTTCTATCATGACCTAACTGTTTCAACTACGTTTTTTGGTCAAatgcttttaattaaatcttTTTTGTTAAACACTATGAtcatgattgtgtttttaaaggtgctctataaataaacttgacttTTCTACAATAAGGGATCTTGTAAAGGAATTAAAGACAAGCTCATAGTCgtatttaaagctttatttctgATGAGAAGGTGCACTTAAAAGGTGCTctatacagaaacatttttacctttttcaCTACAATGGCCAGTCTAGTATTACTTCTATCATTT
The sequence above is drawn from the Eleginops maclovinus isolate JMC-PN-2008 ecotype Puerto Natales chromosome 15, JC_Emac_rtc_rv5, whole genome shotgun sequence genome and encodes:
- the znf512 gene encoding zinc finger protein 512B isoform X2, which translates into the protein MSPLYVPRKRKSVQSQPRSGVPCPAVVQRIPERTCDLNSAGYPKNDESEAQDALKMKRTYGRKRYEDLQSVPIVTVDYPTTSCSVMSSGGLANGADLDSMAPPTARLPPRLSAKDMWPQGPESSREPPPPQDHSWNSGRDRGPDAWAPGRDRPQEQVWSTGRDRVAHSSQDQTWIPGRDRGHTGAEPEWMTGRDRGPEQGWAAERDRGPDQAWNAGRDRGASEQGWGTGRSQDPGWSNTSRDRGPVWRPDLNMKKVQRVEVERSPPVNNFSQPAECRDSCSDAASVDEASTAPPSEDQKHPVLSTKKEPPTYPPGSQEERWQLQIVAKGRVTCPKCKSVSRKTVEGLKKHMENCRLQPFTCQHCGKQLKSSTGMKYHIMADHSHLPSAEDAKGLDDRAIKDKLRKILKRLGKLKCSKEGCSAAFTSIMGYVYHMKKCGKEESELEKMLLNCSHCGKTYKSKAGLEYHLKSEHAPTPQKSEEDEALKAHREANPERTASGRVQRASAQVANFHLAEIANNELPKDWPKRKFQSDLVPDDKKLKYARPGLPAFSQEVLRKWKNEVKLQRKVQCPNQGCGSTYTSVSGLKAHLGLCTRGDFEAGKYRCLICNKEFNSESGVKYHINSVHSQDWFVTNKKASKKFEKFLKSQPKEFIQNVDKQIVDQYHHHHQHHQHHHHQHYQQQQQQQHPHQSMQHPLQPLHHLQHQPQLLHPEHHHLHPQVEQPVLHYTSLEPPPGPVWVEMERVGDMPTPEQAPIEMEMADRGKEDNGGMVEGKQRKKEKEEDDGKQKDCFAFGGGGGGESEVEQQDRRRQMDQWNLKRPGIMETHPEAGKGQRNT
- the znf512 gene encoding zinc finger protein 512B isoform X1 yields the protein MDPAPIGGAMSPLYVPRKRKSVQSQPRSGVPCPVVQRIPERTCDLNSAGYPKNDESEAQDALKMKRTYGRKRYEDLQSVPIVTVDYPTTSCSVMSSGGLANGADLDSMAPPTARLPPRLSAKDMWPQGPESSREPPPPQDHSWNSGRDRGPDAWAPGRDRPQEQVWSTGRDRVAHSSQDQTWIPGRDRGHTGAEPEWMTGRDRGPEQGWAAERDRGPDQAWNAGRDRGASEQGWGTGRSQDPGWSNTSRDRGPVWRPDLNMKKVQRVEVERSPPVNNFSQPAECRDSCSDAASVDEASTAPPSEDQKHPVLSTKKEPPTYPPGSQEERWQLQIVAKGRVTCPKCKSVSRKTVEGLKKHMENCRLQPFTCQHCGKQLKSSTGMKYHIMADHSHLPSAEDAKGLDDRAIKDKLRKILKRLGKLKCSKEGCSAAFTSIMGYVYHMKKCGKEESELEKMLLNCSHCGKTYKSKAGLEYHLKSEHAPTPQKSEEDEALKAHREANPERTASGRVQRASAQVANFHLAEIANNELPKDWPKRKFQSDLVPDDKKLKYARPGLPAFSQEVLRKWKNEVKLQRKVQCPNQGCGSTYTSVSGLKAHLGLCTRGDFEAGKYRCLICNKEFNSESGVKYHINSVHSQDWFVTNKKASKKFEKFLKSQPKEFIQNVDKQIVDQYHHHHQHHQHHHHQHYQQQQQQQHPHQSMQHPLQPLHHLQHQPQLLHPEHHHLHPQVEQPVLHYTSLEPPPGPVWVEMERVGDMPTPEQAPIEMEMADRGKEDNGGMVEGKQRKKEKEEDDGKQKDCFAFGGGGGGESEVEQQDRRRQMDQWNLKRPGIMETHPEAGKGQRNT